A genomic region of Persephonella marina EX-H1 contains the following coding sequences:
- a CDS encoding NAD(P)/FAD-dependent oxidoreductase, with protein sequence MEYYDVIIIGGGPAGLTTALTLASAEGKFPFVEGKRYLVIYDQYSDLDKALLNNVPGIEKGTYGRDLLKKIRDQVSEYGSVDLVQDRVVKAEGEKGDFRVYTESGKGFRSDILVIATGFHRFDIEGLDINVVPHTRSPRPNKIMIENNDNLVRDGLYVAGLVAGEPTMFVSAAGSGAKVACDILSLWAGKTVVVHDVPEGE encoded by the coding sequence ATGGAATACTACGATGTGATTATAATAGGAGGAGGTCCTGCAGGACTGACAACAGCTCTGACACTTGCATCGGCAGAAGGTAAATTCCCGTTTGTTGAAGGGAAGAGATACCTCGTTATTTACGATCAGTACTCGGACCTTGACAAGGCTCTCTTAAACAACGTTCCGGGGATAGAAAAGGGAACCTATGGAAGAGATCTTTTAAAGAAGATCAGAGATCAGGTCAGTGAGTATGGATCTGTTGATCTTGTTCAGGACAGGGTTGTAAAAGCTGAAGGTGAAAAGGGAGATTTTAGAGTATATACAGAAAGTGGGAAGGGCTTCAGATCAGATATACTTGTTATAGCAACAGGTTTTCACAGGTTTGATATAGAAGGATTAGACATAAATGTTGTTCCCCATACCAGATCTCCAAGACCAAATAAGATAATGATTGAGAATAATGACAACCTTGTGAGAGATGGTCTGTATGTTGCCGGACTTGTTGCAGGGGAACCTACTATGTTTGTCTCAGCAGCAGGATCAGGTGCGAAGGTTGCATGTGATATACTCTCACTCTGGGCTGGAAAAACAGTTGTAGTACACGATGTTCCTGAAGGGGAATAA
- a CDS encoding leucyl aminopeptidase encodes MNIKITSGHLKNARVRAVISFSFKEDRKLSPEIEDLDRILDGAISQLKREQKFDGSDGKILVVPTFGKGKMDYVILIGAGSRRKADLDKVRRLGNISVKTTKKLKIDRFLIDAEPLSVIKEGEDSIAQAVVEGVILGNYRFDKYLSKKDEYRIKELQIRVKRRFKNKAEQSVKVGKILAESQNFTRDIVNEPGNVITPEKLAQIAQDLAREYGFEVKIYDEEEIEKMGMNAYLAVAKGSANPPRFIHIIYRPEKPKKKIALIGKGLTFDSGGLNIKPGDYMRWMKADKSGACAVLGIFKAIGQLKPDVEVHGIIAAAENMPDGRSYRPDDIIKAKNGVTIEIGNTDAEGRLTLADALCYASELKPDAIIDMATLTGACVVALGEYTAGVMGNDERLIDQILDISKRTGEWMWPLPFNDMLREHIKAPHADVYNIGTTRYGGAITAGLFLEKFVDKKIPWVHIDIAGPAHNTKGWYYHPKGATGFPVRTITTFLLNQE; translated from the coding sequence TTTCATTTAAAGAGGACAGGAAGCTATCCCCTGAGATTGAGGATTTAGACAGGATTTTAGATGGTGCTATATCCCAGCTGAAAAGAGAACAGAAGTTTGATGGAAGTGATGGAAAGATACTTGTTGTTCCTACATTTGGAAAAGGAAAGATGGACTATGTGATACTAATAGGTGCTGGATCTAGAAGAAAGGCTGATCTTGATAAAGTTAGAAGACTTGGAAATATCAGCGTAAAAACCACTAAAAAGCTTAAAATAGACAGATTCCTCATAGATGCAGAACCACTATCAGTGATAAAAGAAGGTGAGGACAGTATAGCTCAGGCGGTTGTTGAAGGTGTTATTTTAGGAAATTACAGATTTGATAAGTATCTATCAAAAAAAGATGAGTACAGGATAAAAGAGCTCCAGATAAGGGTAAAGAGAAGATTCAAAAATAAAGCTGAACAGTCTGTTAAGGTTGGTAAGATCCTCGCAGAATCTCAGAACTTTACAAGGGATATTGTTAACGAACCTGGGAATGTTATAACACCTGAAAAGCTTGCACAGATAGCACAGGATCTAGCCAGAGAGTACGGTTTTGAGGTAAAGATTTACGATGAGGAAGAGATTGAGAAGATGGGAATGAACGCATACCTCGCTGTTGCGAAAGGAAGTGCAAATCCACCAAGATTTATCCATATCATATACAGACCTGAAAAACCAAAGAAAAAGATAGCACTAATAGGAAAAGGTCTCACATTTGACAGTGGAGGTCTTAACATAAAACCTGGAGATTATATGAGATGGATGAAGGCTGACAAATCAGGTGCCTGTGCTGTCTTAGGGATATTCAAGGCTATAGGACAGTTAAAGCCAGATGTTGAGGTTCACGGTATAATAGCAGCCGCTGAAAATATGCCAGATGGAAGATCTTACAGACCTGACGATATTATCAAGGCAAAAAATGGCGTCACTATTGAGATAGGAAATACTGACGCTGAGGGAAGGCTAACCCTTGCAGATGCTCTCTGTTACGCCTCTGAACTAAAACCTGACGCTATTATTGATATGGCAACTCTAACTGGAGCATGTGTTGTAGCCCTTGGTGAGTATACAGCAGGTGTTATGGGAAATGATGAGAGACTGATAGACCAGATACTTGATATATCAAAGAGAACAGGTGAGTGGATGTGGCCTCTACCTTTCAATGATATGCTAAGAGAACATATAAAAGCTCCACATGCTGATGTCTACAACATTGGAACAACAAGATACGGTGGAGCAATAACAGCTGGCCTTTTCCTTGAAAAGTTTGTTGATAAAAAGATACCATGGGTTCATATAGATATTGCAGGTCCTGCACATAACACAAAAGGATGGTACTATCATCCAAAAGGTGCAACAGGATTTCCGGTAAGAACTATAACAACATTTTTATTAAATCAGGAATAA